From one Babesia bovis T2Bo chromosome 3, whole genome shotgun sequence genomic stretch:
- a CDS encoding Reactive mitochondrial oxygen species modulator 1 family protein: protein MWQYISGGSGTTTVPPMTSKYDDKVPPPPAGGAFVPPPRAPRGVKLSANKNEEFKGFSAPPKVTDYSNADYSAYTLSETYDDTTSKGHGFLNNILSNPRARNCWASVKMGFKMGGAVGGIFGGITGVYTSMRHRNLMVLPISVIGGAISFGFFLGCGMVVRC, encoded by the exons ATGTG GCAATATATCAGCGGAGGATCGGGTACAACAACAGTGCCACCAATGACCTCAAAGTATGATGATAAAGtgccaccaccaccagctGGTGGTGCCTTTGTACCACCGCCAA GAGCGCCACGAGGTGTTAAGTTGAGTGCCAACAAGAATGAGGAGTTCAAAGGTTTCTCAGCACCTCCAAAGGTCACAG ACTACAGTAATGCAGATTATTCAGCATATAC ACTCTCTGAAACATATGACGATACCACATCAAAAGGACATGGATTCCtgaataatatattatcaaaCCCTAGAGCACGCAACTGCTGGGCAAGTGTGAAAATGGGATTCaaaatg GGAGGTGCCGTGGGTGGTATTTTCGGTGGAATCACCGGTGTATACACCTCTATGAGACACAGAAACCTAATGGTACTGCCAATATCAGTTATCGGAGGAGCTATCAGCTTCGGCTTCTTTCTAGGATGTGGTATGGTAGTACGCTGCTAA
- a CDS encoding 20S proteasome A-type and B-type family protein has protein sequence MSRRYDTKTTTFSQEGRLYQVEYALEAINNANLTVGLLCDLGVVLAADKPISTPLLDPGKINEKLYKLDSHMFCAVAGLTADATVLINTCKLYAQRHRYAYGEPQDVEQHVVQICNLKQSYTQFGGLRPFGVSFLFAGWDSHLGFQLYHTDPSGNYSGWKATAIGHNSQPAQSMLRQEWKEGMNLDEALYLAVKVLTKSMDSTMPKADKIEVGMLWRGPNGDGEPTVEMVSESRVAEILSKLTDEAAAKAVESGHSI, from the coding sequence atgTCGCGTCGTTACGATACTAAGACTACTACCTTTTCTCAGGAGGGTCGTTTGTATCAGGTGGAGTACGCATTAGAGGCCATTAACAATGCGAATTTGACTGTTGGTTTGTTGTGTGACCTCGGTGTAGTATTGGCTGCTGATAAACCAATCAGTACTCCACTACTAGACCCTGGTAAGATAAATGAGAAGTTGTACAAGTTGGATTCTCACATGTTTTGTGCTGTTGCTGGTTTGACTGCTGATGCCACTGTATTGATAAACACTTGCAAGCTGTATGCTCAGAGGCACAGGTACGCTTACGGCGAGCCTCAGGATGTTGAGCAGCATGTTGTACAGATATGTAATTTGAAGCAGAGTTACACTCAATTTGGTGGTTTACGTCCATTTGGCGTTAGCTTTTTATTTGCTGGTTGGGACAGTCATTTAGGTTTTCAGCTTTATCACACTGATCCCTCTGGTAACTATTCTGGTTGGAAGGCTACTGCCATAGGTCACAACAGTCAGCCAGCTCAATCCATGTTACGTCAGGAGTGGAAGGAAGGTATGAACCTTGATGAGGCCTTATATTTGGCCGTTAAGGTGCTTACTAAATCTATGGACTCTACTATGCCAAAAGCTGACAAGATTGAGGTTGGTATGTTATGGCGCGGTCCTAATGGCGACGGCGAGCCTACAGTTGAGATGGTTTCGGAGTCTCGCGTTGCTGAGATACTATCTAAGTTGACTGATGAAGCAGCTGCCAAGGCTGTTGAGTCAGGCCACTCGATATGA
- a CDS encoding 20S proteasome A-type and B-type family protein gives MSYDRAITVFSPDGHLMQVEYAMETVKKGGCVVGVKGVDNVVLAAERKTTTKLQIPRSSKKILQLDDNMAVAFAGLNADARVLINKTRLECQRYRLNADEVASVGYIAKYIARLQQKYTHRGGVRLFGVALLIIGYDSNGKPGLYQTEPSGIHSSWKAQSIGRGSKSAQEFLEINYKEGMNVEESVTLSIKALVEVMEVSAKNIEVAILGPTGLQILDEEAISHVLKNINEAKAAQ, from the exons ATGAGTTACGATCGCGCTATTACTGTATTTAGCCCTGATGGGCACTTGATGCAAGTGGAGTATGCCATGGAAACGGTAAAGAAGGGCGGTTGTGTAGTTGGCGTCAAGGGTGTAGATAATGTAGTCCTAGCAGCTGAACGCAAGACTACAACCAAATTGCAAATTCCAAG AAGCTCCAAAAAAATATTACAGCTAGATGATAATATGGCAGTAGCCTTCGCAGGACTTAACGCAGACGCAAGAGTACTCATCAATAAG ACAAGACTTGAATGTCAGAGGTATCGTCTAAACGCTGACGAGGTGGCGTCAGTGGGATATATTGCAAAGTACATCGCAAGACTCCAACAG AAATACACACATAGAGGCGGAGTACGCTTATTCGGAGTGGCGCTGCTAATAATTGGATATGACTCCAATGGCAAACCTGGTCTATACCAAACTGAGCCCTCGGGAATACATTCCTCGTGGAAGGCACAGTCTATCGGAAGAGGGTCAAAG AGCGCGCAAGAGTTTTTAGAGATCAATTATAAAGAGGGTATGAACGTGGAAGAAAGCGTAACGCTATCCATCAAGGCACTCGTAGAGGTCATGGAAGTGTCAGCCAAGAACATAGAAGTTGCGATACTAGGACCAACGGGATTGCAAATACTCGATGAAGAGGCAATTTCACATGTTCTCAAGAATATTAACGAAGCTAAAGCTGCTCAGTGA